CTGTTATGTGTATTCATCCTTGCTTCCTCTCTATGTACAAATCCTAAGGTCAGCAGGGCTTTAGCTCTATCCCCTCATTGCTTTTACATtgactatacacacacacacacacacacacacacacacacacacacacacataaatatatactcTTTTTATATACAAGGTTACTTGCTTATTTGGACTTTATCTGTATCCTTCTTGTATCCTTCTTcacattgttgttgttgttgttgcctGTACAATGTATTGTACAAAGCcacagaagatgatggtgctatGAAAATCGACAATAGTAGTAATATTGATCCCCCAAGATAGGCATGGTTGGCAGTGACATTGGAATGATTCAACAGTTTTAGGAAACCATATAGGCGatacaataaaatggaaaatctttttaaatggcattcaaataaaaaataaaacgccACCCAGTACACGATTTTGAATAACATCACAGGACAACAGCTAAAATGTCAAATTAGAGGAGTTGGTACGGATCGTTTGGGTTATATCCAATGAATCCAAGGTTGGCCTCCAcaggaaataatgaaaaaagaagcTGCATATAAAATATCAGATGATATACAAAAATGATCATATCATATCAGGTCGTTGTTGGATTCAGTTGAAGTAGCCAAGGTATTTCAGCGTCCAAGGTGTAAATTTTTAGCAGCTCAGATATGATGTTGTCGATGGTCGTTTTTGTGATATCTTCACAAAAAACCTGCagtcaaaaaagtaaataaaatcataaactgAGGTTTCTGAACATGTGTGGTTAAAACTGAATTCAGAGAAAAAAACCTTACAATGAGAACCCCTCTGCACTACAAAGGTTAACTGCTCATTCCGCCTATGGGATAATCACATGGCTTAGTGTTAGTCCTCGCTCCTGCACTTTGACTTTTGCTGCCTAAGCGTCTGTACAGTTGTTCCCCAACTTTGCTCAGCAATCTGGATTCTGCTGGATCGCAAAAAGAGCTATAAGCTAATGCCTATGGCTATTTGGTTTGAAGGAGATGCAGTGGGGACACCTTACACAAGGGTTCCTCAATTAGGGTTCCTTCAGatgttgcaaggggttccttgagcaatgagcagtttgtgcttctcaggtcactctgataccaatgatctttttggctatccgtaagggtgacattcttcccaatgtccaatAATGCAAGAAACATTCTTTCCCAGTTTTGGGTAGAATATGCCTGACTTTTGACATTAAATAAGGTGTGGAAAGAAGTtgtgaaaagtaaaaaacagtaaaagggattaaatggtaaaaaagcaaaatatttttttagcaatgtgGTTTTATAGAACAgctaaacatctttaaaaaaaactttttttttttttttttggtcaacatACCAAAATAGCTCTGGGTATGTTGCCATGACACATTTATCGTGTAGGTATTTTTAACTGAAGTTTGCATATTAGTCCAGGGCAGCCTAACCTTAACTGTGTCTGCCAGCCATGCCAGTACACCATGACATTGCCCTGTCTTCCCTCCATGTCGGTACACCCTGACACTGCCCTGTCTGCCAGCCATGCCAGTAGACCATGACACTGCCCTGTCTGCCAGCCATGCTAGTAGACCGTGACACTGCCCTGTCTGCCAGCCATTTTAGCACACCATGACACTGCCCTGGTAAGCCACTGGTATACATTAATCGTGAATTCAGGCACCCTTACCTTCCACCACTCTTTTTCTGCATTCTCATTGCCTGGGACTTCCACCCCATAGGACTGCAGGGCAAAGTATAACACAGCTACAGCAATATGCTGGGCCTCAAAGCGTAGACAAATGTCTCCAAGGTAGCTATCCCTGAGGAGAGCCCAAGAAACTGTAGAAATGGGGTTGCGCTCCCAGATGTGCCGATTCATCCAGTTCTTTATAGAAACAAGGTAATGAAGCaaatactaaaaatgaaataaagaggACATTATTGACTATTTACATTATATGTTTAGCTCAatttaattaggtaaaaaaatattttgaggagCAAATAAAATCTAACAACTATACTGTTAAAGAGAACTCttgaagctgtgcccaaaaaggCAGGCTGATAACAAATGACTAGTTGTTGCTAGTGCCAGTGTTCTTCCTGTAGCCTATCTTTTCCCATTacttacaatgattttttttttttgcactgtcaCTATGTAGAGACAGCCATATTGGTAGATGCAGGGCTTCATCACTACAAAACCTCCATCAATAGTAGAGTAATTTAAACTGCACAAATACAACTAAAAGGCTGTAGACACAGGAGTGCCTAGCAAACCTCACATAAGCAATACTTCTCTTTTTAATTTCTATGTTAATGCCATTTCAGCCCGTGAAACCAACTCACCAGTAATCTAAGTTTGCATAATACTTTGCAGCAAGATTTCACAAGCTTGTCATACTATTGCAATGGTGGCTGCAGCTTCTGGTGATGTAATGCTTGGCAGTGCAACTTGCTACTTATGCTTCAGTTGGTGTTAAAGAAAAAAGCAGTGGCTCCTAGAATATGGCAATGCATGAAACCCGGTGACACATCAGCTATATAGATTTTATTACTGGGTAAGGATGGATGACAGGATGAACACAGGTATCTGTGATAATTGGAGGGTGCAtctaatgaaaaataacaatcatttacAATAACAATCATTACATTAAAATAGTCAAACTAAAAGACAGAGTCCGTAGAGTTTTATCGAAAGATCACAATATGCAAAATTGTTTCAGGGACTAAACAGTTCAGTCTCTTTAACCACCAGTGGTTAGACCTGCCCAACTCATGATCTTGATGTTAAATGAAGAAGTGGGTGCAGTCCTACCACCATTATGCATTGGCCTTATTGCATTTTTGGATAAAACTTTACTTCTCTATCTATTGGGGAggcatttattttaacttttgattACTTGAACCTTTTTCCAGGATGTAACCAGTGGGCCATGCCAAGTCAAAAAGCAGCCACATGcagcaattttactttaaagttacaAGAAAGACTTAAAGCATGCTGTAATTACCCCCTGTAAGGCACTACACACGTTGCCCCCCTCTGACAATGCTCAGGCCTGGTAAATGGCAGCTCAAACAACCAGCAGCATAGGGAGAAAGGTAGGGCACATTCCCCAATATATGGAAGTACCAGATACCTGCACTTACTGTCAGAGAAATGAGGCAGCAGCAGAAGTAAATACTGGACAATGGCCACTTCTTATTCATAAGTGAGGACCTTGAACATTGCCTTATGTGATAATACTCAGGCCTGGGATGAGTTGTAAAGGATGACTTTAAACCTCATACTGAGAGTGAAACACGACAGAGAAAAACATTCCTCTGTGTGTATTCTTGAACAATCTGTACCCATTTACTTAATGATGGGTAGTCATAGTGTTATTGTTACACATGCAGACATGCCAAGTCACGCTTTTATTGTGTCACTGAACAAAACATGATGTTCCAAGCCACTCACTTTGTGCGGATGGTTAAAGGAGACCCGAAACTGTAGCAGCCTCAGCACCAGTAATTCACACTGAACAATGCTGTCCCGTAGCTCCCAGAACTTGGTGTCTACTTCCAGTGGATCACTCTCTGGGTTCAGATACCTGTGAGACAGAAAGAAAGGGCACTTAAAATGTTCTGCAAGTCATTCTACAtgattatacaaaaaaagaaaacgttttacaacaattacatttattcattacATATGCAAGCTGTACAACTATTCTTTTGGGCCATTTCATAAGCCAGTGAGCTACTGCACTCTGCAGGCTCAACCATGGCCCTAATCTCCCCTATTCAAGTGAATAAGAGAGGTTTGGACCCTTTTAGTTATACCTTGCTGCACACAGATGCTGTGACAGATTGCAGTGCAGTTTCTAAAAGTGACATCTTACTTTTAGCCATATGGTTGTGATATGTGCTGCTGCCGCAGATCGCAGTGCCGCAGCAGCACATATCAGATATCATATCATATCACAGATTTGCACAGAAGGTTGCAAATCTTGTTGCCTGCATTGAGGTTTCTCTCTGCTGGATGCACAGAACCAGTTGCCAAATGTGAGGTTTGGCACCAAGGGTCTGAATGGGGTCTAATGTCTTTATGCCAAACCAGTGAATCCAAagcatatttaaatgaaaaaaactactGAAAAGGCCTCACAATTTCAGGTTAATTTTTAGGGGTCCAGACCTTAACATGTAGACAAATGCATGTGTGGCTGAAGACTGGGTCCTGGTAAAGAATTTCCTGCCAATCATACCCAGAACTTTATTTTGCCACCCAGGAGAAAGTGGTGGGAAATGCATATGGCAGACTGAATGTTCTTCTTTGCATTAAGGAGCCTGACCTCACATGAGTGTTTCTGGGATTCAGAACAATGATGCAACGTAATGATCTCTTTATTAATGAAAAAGTCCCGTCAAGGTGCTTTCCATATAATAGTGATCCCATTAAAAACCATACAGTTGAGACACTGCTTTTGTTTATGTTATAGAAAGTCTGCTAAACATGAATTTTGCCCTGAACATGGGTCACTTAAATCAATGAGATCATGTCATTGACCAAAAAATGCCTCCAAAGTCAGATTCAACAACAGGCCACCTCTAATTCCATAAAGGTTCAGGTCAGACTGTCAATAGTGATGAGAGTAGCAACGCTTCCAAACaattcaacaaataaaatgatagcAACTCAGGACATCATTGCACTAAAGCTTGGGTTTATATGGGCTCCCCAGCCTTGAATTACTGTATCTAGGATAATTCTgggccagcctttctcaacctttttacataggggaactatgaaataacattcaggtcttcgaGGAACCTGACTACAATTACTAAATCcaaagatcacagtatattagtttgatTGTCAGTTGGAAGAATTACCCTTACAttgcagtgggaagaatgccacccttacagatagcaaaaagatcattggtgtcacctaaatttttcttgagagtcacaaatttcttgtcgctcaaggaaccccttaacAACCTtaggaggaaccctagttgagaaactgCTCTAGACAGACCATGAAAccctgaaatgtaaatgtaaaagtcatCAAGAGAATCAGAACTTGTTTATGTATAGGAGAAAGAACCTcaacagcttaaaaaaagaattaggtcCAATGCATTATTGGAATGCACATACAAAGCCTTGGACCAACACTTATTGCGAAACTAAACTTGTGCTACATcatggccatgccaggatgacatacTTCCCTTGTGCTTTTTCATTCCCAGCAGGCACATGGGatgccgggattgctgggtatcaatcaggcagataagaatagGTTTtgcagacattgcctgtccctttctgcaataaccactgGCCTGATTGTATTTTTTAAGGTGGGACTTTACTTCCCCTTTATTCAAAACCAACCTCCTTCATTGAAAAGCTTTGATGTTTCCTCTATAACGTTTTGCTAGAAAGGAACTAAGCAAGTCCAGGGGCTAAATCCATAATTCCAAGAACACCTTCTTTTCACATCTGACTTTCCTTTAAGGTGTTCTTAGAGCAGAACCACGTGACCTGATTTTAAAATTGGCAACAATTAGGAGatcggcagggtcctctcctcctgtatcactgtctgtattagtctgtcatttgcaatccctatttaatgtacagcgctgcgtaatatgttggcgctataaaaaatcctgtttattaataataataataataatttgaactGCAGCAGGCTCATACATGATCTCAACTCCTGTTCAAATAAACTAGTTTTTTCATGTGGTTGCAATTAAAAAAGGTCATAGTGCAGTTCCAGAAAGCCACAAACCACTTTTGGCCTTGCAATTGCATTTTGAAGAACTGGACCACAGACATAAGTGCAAGTACAACAGAGTTTAAATGTTACCTGCAATATGGTTTGCCACCCCTTGGTAATTCACCAGGGAGCAGACAACCACATGGTTTTCCACTGAAGGTATAAATGGGGTTTTAGGTTTCCAATTTTCTATCTTGATGACAATGGTTACCAAAAGAAACAGAAGGATGAAGCTCCCTGGTAGGGATATAGAATTTTGACACATGGGGTTTCTCAACATTCTTAACAAGGGAGAGCACTTTGAAAaagttttcaggtcttcagagaaccccttctatacttACTAGATtcacagctcacactacattagagtggttgttcatacaaagaatacctcctacattgttatccattgggaagaatgtcaccgttacagatagccaaaaagaacattggcgtcacttaaactgacctgagagtcacaaactgctcattgctcaagga
This sequence is a window from Pyxicephalus adspersus unplaced genomic scaffold, UCB_Pads_2.0 Sca519, whole genome shotgun sequence. Protein-coding genes within it:
- the CCNQ gene encoding cyclin-Q (The sequence of the model RefSeq protein was modified relative to this genomic sequence to represent the inferred CDS: added 272 bases not found in genome assembly), yielding MEVDPTTTAAASDKTVNTHFKVTRFIMECGVKLKMQSIPIATACTIYHKFFHETTLDDYDPYLVAMSSIYLAGKVEENHLRARDIINVCHRYLNPESDPLEVDTKFWELRDSIVQCELLVLRLLQFRVSFNHPHKYLLHYLVSIKNWMNRHIWERNPISTVSWALLRDSYLGDICLRFEAQHIAVAVLYFALQSYGVEVPGNENAEKEWWKVFCEDITKTTIDNIISELLKIYTLDAEIPWLLQLNPTTT